The following is a genomic window from Hymenobacter monticola.
GGGCCGCAGTCTTCCACGCTCACGCGCACCATTTCGCCCCAGGGCAGCACGCGCACCACCAGCGGGGCTCCCGCGGGTGAATACCGGATGGCATTGGACAAGAGGTTGATGAGCACCCAGGTGGTTTTTTCCACGTCGCCTTGTACCTCGGGCAGCGTCTCGGGCAACTGAATATCGAGCTGCAGCTGCTTGTCGGCTAGCTGGGGATGCACGGTTCGGGTGGCGTAGCCGATGACCTCGGCCAGGCGCATGCGCTGCACGTCGAGCTTGATGCCGGCGCCCGCGTCGAGGCGGGCCACGTCGATGAGCTGGCCCACCATGCTGAGCAGGCGCTGGGTTTCCTCGCCAATGCCGGCGGCCAGGCGCTGGCGCTCGGCGGCGTCGGTGCGGTCGTTTTGCAGCAGCATGAGGCTGAGCTTGATGCTGGCCAGCGGCGTCTTCAGCTCGTGCGAGATGGTGGCCAGAAAGGTCGATTTTACCTCGTCCAGCTTTTTGAAATCGGACACGTTGCGCAGGCAAAAGATGTGGCCACCGGACGTGGTTTTGCCGGCCGGGCCGCCGCTGTTCATTTCGATGGGGCTGATGCTGAGCTGGTAGTGTGGCGCATCGCCCTTGTGCGGGAAGGTGAACACGGGGTCGGGCACGTCGTCGCCGGCCAGGTTGTGGGCGGCCAGCGGGGCCAGCAAGTCGCGCAGCAGCTCGTTGGTTTCGGCCACGGCGGCGGCGGGCTTGCCTTCCAGCTCGTGCTGACGCAGGCCCAGCAGGTCGCAGGCCACGGGATTGGCCAGCACGATGGTGTTGTGCTCATCAAGCAGCAGCAGGCCCTCGTCCAGACTTCTCACCAGGCTGTCCATGCGGTTGCGCTCGGTGAATAGCTCGGCCAGGGTGGTGCGCAGCTCGGTTTGGGCCTGGCTGAGCACGCGGTTCACGGCGGTGGCCACCGAGCCCACTTCGTCGCGCCGGCCCACGCCCACGCGGGTGGCGGGGCCGGGGCCGGCCACCTTTTCCACGTCCACGGTGAGGCGGCGCAGCGGGCGCACCACCACGCGCGGCAGCCGCACCATCATGGTGACGCCCACGGCCGTGCCCGCCACCAGAAACAGCAGCACCGTGGAACGGGCCAGGTTGAAATCGTGCTGCTCGATGCCGTGGGCGCCGTTTTCGAGGTAGCGGATGGTGAAGAAGGCGTAGCCGCCCAGCCCCAGCAGCAGCAAAAGCAGCAGGAACACACTCAGGCGGATTTTAAGTTTGAGGGACATAATGCGAAGTAAAAGCAACCGCGCGCGGCGGCCTGCGACCCGGCGGGCGCGGCAGGCAAACATGAAAATACAAAGCAACCCACCTGGCAGCGCTGAATCCCGCGCCGCCGAAACGCTGCCCTGCGGGCACGCATAGATGGCTTAAGTAGTAGCAGATTGCGAGGGAGAACGGCTAGGCTAATTCCTAAGAAGTAATGGGTTGAGAAGTCGCTGACTAAACGATTTCTGGCATAAGAAACAGCCCTTGTGCCGTACTTTGTATGGCGGTTAAGCTTTGCATTATTCGCCAGCGGATAAATACCATTACTGTTTGCGGCTGACCAAGTAGGCACTTTCTGCTATCTACCGGCTATGAAAACCGTCTCTGCCTTCTCTGATGCCGACTGGGCCGCGCAGCTGCGCGTGGAGCAGGCCCGCCGCGCGCAAGCCGAAGCGGCACTGGCCGAGGCGCAGGCCCGCCTGGCGGCCCTCGAAAACCAGCTGGCCAGCACCGCCAGCACCGCCCAGCACCAGCACACCCAGCTCACGGCCTTGGTCCAGAACCTGCAGGCCGGCCTGGTGCTGGTCGACCAGGCCGGGCAGATTCAGTTCGTGAGCCAGGGCTTCTGGGAGCTGTTTGGGCTGCCGCCCGTGGCGGGGCCGGCCGAGGGCGGCCCGCCCATCCCGTACGCCGCCGTGCGCATCGACGAGGCCTTTGCCGACCCCGCCGCTTTCACGGCCCGCGCCCGCGCCCTGAACATGGCCGGGCAAACCGTGCTGCAGGAAGCATTTGCCCTGGCCGACGGCCGCGTGGTAGAGCTGGACTACCTGGTGCTGGACACGGCGGGGGCGGGGCGCCTGATTTGCTACCGCGACGTGACCGAGCGCCACCGCCGCGACGAAGAGCTGCGCACCCTGTCGTACATCCCGGCCCAAAGCCCCAACCCCATCCTGCGCCTCACAGCCACCGGGGAGGTGGATTACGCCAACCCGGCGGCCCGGCCGCTGCTCGATGCGCTGGCCGCCGAAGCGCCCGGCACCGTGCCGCAACGCCTGCTGGCGCTGGTGCAGGAGGCACTGCTCGCGCCCCAGGTGCCCCAGCAGGCGCTGGCCGTGGCGGGGCAGCACTACCAGTTTTCGGCGGTGGCCGTGCCCGGCCAGCCCTACGTGTCGCTCTACCTCACCAACGTGACCGAGCGCCACCTGGCCGAACAGCGCCTGGCCGAGCAGCGGGCGTTTTATGAGGGCGTGCTGGAGCAGGTGCCCTCGGCGGTGGCCGTGTTCGACGCCGAGCACCGCTACCTGTTTCTCAACCCGGCCGTGGAGCCCGACCCCGCCGTGCGCGCCTGGATGCTGGGCAAAACCAGCGCCGAAACCGGCCCTCTCCGGCAGAGGCCCGAAGCCATTATGCAGACGCGTAGCGCCGCCTTTGCCGAGGCGGTGCAAACCGAGGAAGAGGTGGTGTGGGAAGAAATGCGCCCTAGTCCCGATGGGCCCATCTACCATTTGCTGCGGTACCGCTCGGCGCGCGATGCCGACGGCGCCCTGCGGGTCATCAGCTCGGGCATCGACATCACGGCGCGCAAGCGGGCCGAAGAAAAGCTCGCCCGGCAGCGCGAGTTCTACGAGTCCATCCTCAACCTGCTGCCCGTCGACGTGGCCGTGTTCGATGCCGAGCACCGGTTTTTGTTTGTGAACCCGTCCTCGATTTCCGACCCGGAAATCCGGCAACAAATCATTGGGCTGACCAGTGCGGAGTACTTCGCCCTGCGCCAGGGCCGGCAGCCGGCCGACATGGCCGCGCAGCGGGAGCAGTACTTCGACCTGGCCGTGCGCACCCGCGCCGACGTGACCTGGGAAGAAATGCGCACCGACCATAAGCAGCGCCCCCAACTCATCATGCGGCACCTGCGGCCCGTGTTCGACGCCGACGACACACTGCGCATGGTGGTGGGTGCCGGCCTCGACATCACGGCGCGCTACACGGCCGAAAAGCTGCAGCACGAAGTGCAGCAGATGCTGCAGGTGCAGCAAAACTTTGTGCGCCAGATTCTCGACGCTCTGCCCAACGTGCTCTACTTGGTGGACCCCAGCGGCGCCGTTTCGTTTGCTAACCCCGCCTACGAGGCCATGATTGGCCACGGCAGCCACTGGCACCTGGAGGGCGCCCCGGAGCCGGTGCGCGAGGAAATGCGGCAGATGCAGGCCCTCAACCAGCTGGTGCGCACCACCCGGCAGCCGCAGGTGCAGGAAATGCCTTTCACGCTGAAATCGGGCGAGGTGCGCTATTTTGAGGTGCACAAGCGGCCGCTGCGGCGCCTCGACGGGCAGTTTGACATCCTGACAATCAGCACCGACGTGACGGCCGTGAAGCAGGCCCGCCTGGCCCTGGAGCGCCGCGAAAAGCAGTACCACGACCTGGTGTACTACTCGCAGGCCCTCATCTGCACCCACGACGAAGCCGGCAACATCCTGTCGGTAAACCCCGCCATTGAGCGCCTCATGGGCCTGCCCGCCGCGCAGCTGGTGGGCAAGCGGCTGCAGCAGGCCATTCCGTCTGAGCACCACGCCGCCGTGCAAGCCTACCTGGACGGCACCCAGCAGGCCCAGGCCGGCGTGGTGCAGGTGCGGGCCGGAGGCGGCGAGCGGCGCTACCTGCAGTACTATTCCTACGAGGTGCGCGAGGAAGGCTACTCCACCTACGTGGTGGCCTCGGGCTACGACGTGACGGAGGGCATCCTGGCTCAGAAAGCCCTGCAACAAGCCAAATGGGAGGCCGATGAAAACGCGCAAGCCAAAGTAGACTTCCTAGCCCGCATGAGCCACGAAATCCGCACGCCCCTCAACGGCGTGCTGGGCATGGCCACGCTGCTGCAAAAAACGCCCCTCACGGCCGACCAGCGCGACTACCTGGCCACCATGCAGCACGCCGGCCAGCACCTGCTGGCCCTGCTCAACGACGTGCTTGACATGACCAAAATCACCACCCAGCACCTGCAGCTCAGCCACGCGCCCTTCGACCTGCGCGTGGCCCTGCAAGGCGCCGGCCAGACCGTGTCGGCCCTGGCCGCCGAGAAAGGCCTGTCGCTGGTAGTGGAGCCGCTGGCCGCCGCCGTGCCCCGCGTGGTGGGCGACGCCTACCGCCTGCACCAAGTGCTGCTCAACCTACTCTCGAACGCCATCAAGTTCACGGAAAAGGGCCACGTCCGGCTCGGGGCCGACGTGATAGACGAAACCGCCGAGGCGCTGACGGTGCATTTCCGCGTCGACGACACCGGCATTGGCATCCCGCTCAAAGAGCAGGCCCACATCTTCGAGGCCTTTGCCCAGGCCACGGCCGAAACCAGCGGCCGCTACGGCGGCACCGGCCTGGGGCTGGCCATCAGCCAGCAACTGGTGGAGCAAATGGGCGGCACCCTGCGCCTGCGCAGCCGGCCCGGCCACGGCACGCTGTTCATGTTTCTGCTCACGCTGCCGCGCGCCGTGGAAGGCATGACGGCTCAGGCGCCTGCGCCGCCCGTGGTGCCCACCGAGCGCCTGCGCGGCCTGCGCGTGCTGCTGGCCGAAGACAATCTTGTGAACCAGCGCATTGCCGTGGCTGTCCTCGAACACTGGGGCGTGCAGGTGACGGCCGTAGGCAATGGCCTCGATGCGCTGGCCGAATTGCTCAAGCAGCGGTTCGACGTGGCCTTGCTCGACATCCGCATGCCTGGCCTGACCGGGGTGCAGGTGACGGAGGCCATTCGCCGCCATCCCGACGCGGCCTGCGCCCAGTTGCCCATTGTGGCCCTCACCGCCAACGCCTTTGCCGCCGACCGCGCCGCCTACCTGGCCGCCGGCATGAACGCCTGCCTCACCAAGCCCTACGAGGAAGCCGCCCTCAGCCAGCTCCTGCTGGAGCTGACGGCGGCCAAGTAGATGGACAAGTGGGCTTTACTGACCGTTATGCTTCACTACGCTCTGCATGACGGTCTTTTATGAAGTGTGAACCAACCCGTATTCTTCCAGCTTGCGGTACAGCGTTGTCAGCCCAATGC
Proteins encoded in this region:
- a CDS encoding HAMP domain-containing sensor histidine kinase, whose protein sequence is MSLKLKIRLSVFLLLLLLLGLGGYAFFTIRYLENGAHGIEQHDFNLARSTVLLFLVAGTAVGVTMMVRLPRVVVRPLRRLTVDVEKVAGPGPATRVGVGRRDEVGSVATAVNRVLSQAQTELRTTLAELFTERNRMDSLVRSLDEGLLLLDEHNTIVLANPVACDLLGLRQHELEGKPAAAVAETNELLRDLLAPLAAHNLAGDDVPDPVFTFPHKGDAPHYQLSISPIEMNSGGPAGKTTSGGHIFCLRNVSDFKKLDEVKSTFLATISHELKTPLASIKLSLMLLQNDRTDAAERQRLAAGIGEETQRLLSMVGQLIDVARLDAGAGIKLDVQRMRLAEVIGYATRTVHPQLADKQLQLDIQLPETLPEVQGDVEKTTWVLINLLSNAIRYSPAGAPLVVRVLPWGEMVRVSVEDCGPGIPAEYHKRIFQRFAGVPGHTAKGNSSGLGLSISREFIHAQGGQLWVESQPEKGSRFLFTLPIPA
- a CDS encoding PAS domain S-box protein encodes the protein MKTVSAFSDADWAAQLRVEQARRAQAEAALAEAQARLAALENQLASTASTAQHQHTQLTALVQNLQAGLVLVDQAGQIQFVSQGFWELFGLPPVAGPAEGGPPIPYAAVRIDEAFADPAAFTARARALNMAGQTVLQEAFALADGRVVELDYLVLDTAGAGRLICYRDVTERHRRDEELRTLSYIPAQSPNPILRLTATGEVDYANPAARPLLDALAAEAPGTVPQRLLALVQEALLAPQVPQQALAVAGQHYQFSAVAVPGQPYVSLYLTNVTERHLAEQRLAEQRAFYEGVLEQVPSAVAVFDAEHRYLFLNPAVEPDPAVRAWMLGKTSAETGPLRQRPEAIMQTRSAAFAEAVQTEEEVVWEEMRPSPDGPIYHLLRYRSARDADGALRVISSGIDITARKRAEEKLARQREFYESILNLLPVDVAVFDAEHRFLFVNPSSISDPEIRQQIIGLTSAEYFALRQGRQPADMAAQREQYFDLAVRTRADVTWEEMRTDHKQRPQLIMRHLRPVFDADDTLRMVVGAGLDITARYTAEKLQHEVQQMLQVQQNFVRQILDALPNVLYLVDPSGAVSFANPAYEAMIGHGSHWHLEGAPEPVREEMRQMQALNQLVRTTRQPQVQEMPFTLKSGEVRYFEVHKRPLRRLDGQFDILTISTDVTAVKQARLALERREKQYHDLVYYSQALICTHDEAGNILSVNPAIERLMGLPAAQLVGKRLQQAIPSEHHAAVQAYLDGTQQAQAGVVQVRAGGGERRYLQYYSYEVREEGYSTYVVASGYDVTEGILAQKALQQAKWEADENAQAKVDFLARMSHEIRTPLNGVLGMATLLQKTPLTADQRDYLATMQHAGQHLLALLNDVLDMTKITTQHLQLSHAPFDLRVALQGAGQTVSALAAEKGLSLVVEPLAAAVPRVVGDAYRLHQVLLNLLSNAIKFTEKGHVRLGADVIDETAEALTVHFRVDDTGIGIPLKEQAHIFEAFAQATAETSGRYGGTGLGLAISQQLVEQMGGTLRLRSRPGHGTLFMFLLTLPRAVEGMTAQAPAPPVVPTERLRGLRVLLAEDNLVNQRIAVAVLEHWGVQVTAVGNGLDALAELLKQRFDVALLDIRMPGLTGVQVTEAIRRHPDAACAQLPIVALTANAFAADRAAYLAAGMNACLTKPYEEAALSQLLLELTAAK